The nucleotide sequence CAATGCTCATGTTCGGGTCTCCATTCCTGACGTCCCAGGGTCTGCGCCGCAAGGCAGTACGCCCGCGAGCCTGCTTGCAGTGTCATGGATCACCAGGGTTTAGTCGAGACGAGTCCCGCTGATCGGGAGAAAACCGGACAGCTGTCTCGCCTAACGGGACCGCTCTCGGGAGCAGTGGTGGGCTGGCCTAGCGTTCGCACCGTTGACCGACGATGTGAGGCGAGGCGCGGGAATGACTGTGGATAGCACCAGCTGGGACGAGACCTTCGACTTCGTGGTCGTGGGTTCCGGGGGCGGCGGCATGACTGCGGCCCTCACCGCCAAGGACGCGGGCATGTCCACCGTGGTGATCGAGAAGGGCTCCAAGTACGGCGGCTCCACCGCCATCTCCGGCGGCGGGATCTGGATCCCCAACAACCCCACGCTGCGCAAGAAGGGCCACGACGACAGCACCGGCTCCATCCGTCGCTACCTCGACCTGCTCACCGAGGGGCGCGTCCCCGGCGCCCGCCTGGACGCCTACATCGAGCACGGCCCCAAGGCGATGGAGCTGCTCGAGCAGAGCAAGTGGATGAAGTTCTTCTGGACCAAGGGCTACTCCGACTACCACCCCGAGCTGGAGGGCGGCAAGGCCGACGGCCGCTCCATCGAGGCCAAGCCGTTCGACACCCGCAAGCTGCGCGAGGACGAGAAGTACCAGCGCCCCAACAGCATGAAGGGCCCGCTGGGCCTGTGGGTGACGGCCAAGGACTACCACGACCTGGCCATGGTGAAGCGCACGTGGGCCGGCCGTCGAGCATCCATGGTCGCCGCCTGGCGGGTGTCGTCCAACATGGTCCTGCGTCGCCACATGGCCACCGGTGGCCGCGCCCTGGTCGCGCGGATGCGGATGGCCCTCAAGGACGCCGGCGTCCCGGTGTGGCTGAAGACCCCGATGACCGAGCTGGTGGTCGAGGGTGGCCGCGTGGTGGGAGTGGTGGTCCAGCGCGACGGCACGTCGGTGCGGGTGGGTGCTCGCCGCGGTGTCCTGCTGGCCACCGGTGGCTTCGACCACAACACCGAGATGCGGGAGAAGTACCTGCCCGAGGGCGGCAAGGAGAACCACAGCCTCGGCGCCCGTGAGCTCAAGGGTGACGGCATCAACGTCGGCACCCAGCTCGGTGCGGCCGTGGACCTCATGGACGACGCCTGGTGGATGCCCTCGGTGGAGCACCCCTCCGGTGCCACCATCCCGCTGGTGTCCGAGCGGGCCATCCCCGGCCAGGTCATCGTGGCCGCCGACGGCAAGCGTTTCACCAACGAGGCCGCGCCGTACGTGAACTTCGTGCACGACCAGCTGGAGGGCAAGCACCTGCCGGCGTACTTCGTGATGGACGCCAAGGCCCGCGCGCGCTACCCGTTCGCGCAGATCCTGCCCGGCATGCCCTTCCCGGACGACTTCTACTCCGCCGGCATCGTGCACAAGGCCGACACCCTCGCCGAGCTGGCCGAGCAGGTCGGGCTGCCGGCTGAGGCGCTGACCCAGACGGTGAGCCGCTTCAACGACTTCGCCCGCAGCGGCAAGGACCTCGACTTCAACCGGGGCGACAGCGCCTATGACCGCTACTACGGCGACCCGACGCTGAAGAACCCCAACCTCGACACCATCGAGAAGGCGCCGTTCTACGCGATCCGCGTGGAGGTGGGCGACCTGGGCACCAAGGGTGGCCTGGTCACCGACGAGCGGGCCCGGGTGCTGCGCGAGGACGAGTCGGTCATCGACGGGCTCTACGCCACCGGCAACACCACCGCGTCGGTGATGGGCAACGAGTACGCCGGCCCGGGCGCCACCATCGGCCCCTCCATCGCCTTCGGCTACATCGCGGCCAAGGACGCGGCGGGCGTGGCGCTCTGACGCTCCCTCAGCTCTGACGCTCGATCAGTAAGCCAGCCGGGACACCCCGGCAGCGAACAACCCCGGTGCTCGCGCGGCCAGTGGAACCACACGCCGCGCGAGCACCGGTCTGTCTCGGGCCCAGAGCAGGCCGCTGGTGATCAGCCGCGAGCGGCGCGACACCCGGGCCCAGGCGCGCTCGTAGTCCTGCGGCCGGCCCGCCCGCACGCAGCGCACCAGCTCGGCGGCTGCCCCGAGCGCCACGGCCAGGCCCTCCCCGGTGAGCGCGTCCACGTAGCCGGCGGCGTCCCCCACCAGCAGCACCCGGCCGGCCACCCGCCGGCGCACCGGTTGGCGCAAAGGCCCCGCGCCGCGCACCGGCGACACCGGGGTGGCCCCGGCCAGCTGCTCGGCCAGCAGCGGGAACTCCCGCAGCTGCTCGGCGAAGCCGGCGCGGGTGGCGGAGAGCACCGCCACCCCGAGGGTGTCCGGCGCCACGGGCGTCACGTAGGCCTCGGAGTGCTCGCCCCAGGTCACCTCCACGTGGTCGGTGGTGGGGGCCAGCGCGTAGTGGCGGCGCTGGCCCCACCGAGGTGCCGCGGTGGTCGGCGCCTGCAGCCCCAGGGCGCGGCGCAGGGGGGAGTGCAGCCCGTCGGCGGCCACCAGGTACCGCGCGCACAGCCCTGCCGCCTCCACCCGGTCGTCGTGCTGCACGGGGGCGTGCACGGTGCGGTCCAGGACGGACACGCCCTGCTGCTGCACAGCCTCGCGCAGCGCTCGGTGGAGCTCGGTGCGCCGCACCCCGCGTCCGGGCCCGGCGGTGAACGCGGCGTGGGCGGCCAGGCTGCCCTGGCGGTAGGTGATGCCGCGGATGGCGTGGCCCGGCGGATCGACGCCGAGAGCCTGCAGCGCGTGCAGCGCCACCGGCATCAGCCCCTCGCCGCACGCCTTGTCCAGGGTCCCTCCGCGCCGCTCGCACACCACCACGTCCAGCCCGGCACGGGCTGCGCCGAGGGCCACCGCCAGCCCGGCGGGCCCGCCGCCGGCGACGAGCAGGTCATGCATCCAGCGCCGCCAGTGCGTGGTTCTCGCTGCGGATGCGCACGGTGAGCAGCGCCGCGTTGAGCACCGTGAACACCACCGCGGTGACCCAGGCGGTGTGCACCAGCGGCAGCGCGACCCCCTCCACCACCACCGCCACGTAGTTGGGGTGGGGGATCAGCCGGTAGGGGCCGTGGGTGATCCGCGGCAGGTCCGGCACCACCACCACCCGGGTGTTCCACTGTGGACCCAGCGTGGTGATGCACCACCACCGCAGGCCCTGCGCGGCGACCACCAGCGCCAGCATGGGCCAGCCGAGGCCGGGGATGAACGGCGGGTCGGCGAGCCACACCTCCAGCAGGCAGCCCACCAGCAGCCCGGTGTGCAGCACCACCATGGCGGGGTAGTGGCCGGCCCCGCTCTCCCGCCCGCCGCGCTCGCGGCTCCAGGCCAGGTTGCGCCGGGCGATCACCAGCTCGGCGAGCCGCTCCACGCCGACCAGTGCCACCAGGACGGTGAACCAGACCTCGCTCACCACTGCAGCAGCACCAGCTCGGCGGCGAAGCCCGGGCCCATCGCCATCAGCACCCCGCGGTCACCGGGTCCGGCGGGGCGCTGCTGCAGGGTGTCGCGCAGCACGTGCAGCACCGAGGCCGAGGACATGTTGCCCACGGTGCTCAGCGAGTGCCAGGTCAGGGCCAGCGCGTCGTCGCCCAGGCCCAGCGCGGCCTGCACCGCCCGCAGCACCTTGGGCCCGCCAGGGTGGCTGATCCAGCGCGTGACGTCCTCGAGCTTCAGCTCGTGCGCGGCGAGCAGGCCCCGCACGTCCTCGCCCAGGTAGGTGTCCACCAGCTCGGGCACCTCCGCGCCCAGCACGATGGCCAGCCCGGTGGTGCCCACGTCCCAGCCCATGGCGTCGGCGGTGTTGGGGTAGAGGTGGCTGCGGGAGTCGACCACCTGCGGACCCTGGTGAGCGGTGGCGCGCTCGGCGCCCACGGCGACCACCGCGGCCGCGCCGTCGCCGAAGAGCCCGGAGGCCACCATGTTGGCCACGCTGGCGTCCCCGCGCTGCAGGGTGAGCGAGCACAGCTCCACCGACACCAGCACGGCCACCTCGTCCGGGGCGCCGCGGAGGTAGTCGTGCAGTCGAGCCACTCCGGACGCCCCCGCCATGCAGCCCAGGCCCATCAGCGGGACCCGCTTGACGTCCGGGCGCAGCCCGACCATGGCGGCCATGCGCGCGTCCAGCGAGGGCACGGCGATGCCGGTGACCGTGGTGGACATGATCAGGTCGACGTCCTCGGGGGTGAGCCCGGAGTCGGCGAGGGCGCCGAGCAGGGCCTGCGCGCCGAGGTCCACGGCCTCCTGGAGGAAGACGTTGTTGGCCGCGGTGAAGCCGTCCAGGCCGGCGTAGCGCTCGAGGGGCAGGACGAGGTGCCGGGTGGAGACGTGGGCGCTCTCGTGGAACCGGTTGAGCAGCAACCGGGACCGGTCGTCCGGCAGGCACAGCTGCGCAAACGTCTCGGTGATCTGCTCCTGCGGGTAGCAGTGCGGGGGCAGGGCGCCGTGCGCTGCGGTGAGCGTGGTCACCCTGAAAACGGTACGACTGGTTCGGCGGATCGGCTCGTTCGTGCCAGAGCGTTCGTGGCGACAGCCATTTGATCACTGGTCGATCACGAAGGACTGCCCTCCGGCACGTCGCGCCCTGCTCCGTGTCTGGTCAACCGCTTAGATGACCAGTCATGAGGGGGAAAACCAAGGGGCGCTTCAGGAAACCGCAACCGCAGGGGACCGCCGACCGCATCTCTGTCGGCACGCTGCCCGCCCGCACCGTGCGCATCAGCGAGGCCGTGCTGCTGCGGCACCCGCCAGAGCAGGTCTGGGAGCTGATTTTTCCGGCCGAGCACGCCCCGGTGCTGTCCCCGAACATCGTGCGCGGCTTCGCCGTGCCCGGGACACCCACGGTGGGGGTCGGTCACCAGCAGTGCTTCACCGACGTGGCCGGCAACACGAGCATCCTGGAGGTGATCGAGCACGAGGCGGGCCGGCGGGCCGTCACCCGCACCATCTCACCGCGGCCGGCGGTGCCGCACCGAATGGTGCACCTGGTGGACCCGGCCCCCAACGGCACCGTGCTCAGCCTGGGCATCGAGATCGACGTCCCTGCCGGTCAGCAGATCGACCCGGGCTTCGAGCCGTTGCAGCGTCGGGGACTGCGGGACTACCTCGACCGGGCCCAACGGGCGCTGGCCATGGCCGAGACCACCAGGACGACCAACCGCGGCAGGCACGCACGGCTCGACGACTAGCACGCCGCCAGCGCACCCAGGGTCACTCGGACTCCTCGTCGACCACGGTCACCGAGGTGACTCCGTCCACCCCGGCCAGCACCCGGGAGGCGTCCCCGACCCTGGCTCCGGCCAGGATCATCATCACGCCCACCTGGCCGGGTTCGTGCAGGGCCAGCGACTCGCTGACGTCGCGGCGCCCCGGCGCGTCCGCGGTCATGGCGTTCACCGTCCACCCGTGCACGCCGCAGGTGCTCAGCAGGCGCCGCAGCACACCCTCGCCGTCGCGGTAGGTGATGTGCAGCTGGACGGCCTGGTGCAGGTGGGGGATCCGGGCGATCCCCGGTGCGAAGCCCAGCACGATCACGAAGTGCAGCGCGGTCACGACGACGGCCAGCAGCACCAGTCCGGCACCGGCCGCCATCCCGATGGCGGCGGTCTCCCAGACGGCCGCCGCGGTGGTCAGCCCGCGCACCGCACCTTGCCGGGTGATGATCAGCCCGGCGCCGAGGAACCCGATGCCGGACACGATCTGGGAGGCGACCCGGGTGGGGTCGACGCTGACGCCCTCGGCCACGACGTCGGTGAACCCGTACTTGCCGACCAGCAGGATCAGCGCCGAGGACGTCCCGACGATGGCCTGGGTGCGCAGCCCCGCGCTCTTGCCGCGCACCTCGCGCTCCAGGCCGATCAGTGCGGACAGGACGAACGCGATTCCGAGCTCGACGAGCTGCACCCAGCCCTGTCCGGGGCCGGTCAGCAGGTCGGACGCGTGCATGTCCGCCATGGTCCACCGCTGCGGGCGACCTGGCTGGACCGTTGCCCGGCGGGTGCCCTAGAGGGTGCGCAACACCAGCAGGAACTGCCCGCCACCGGCGTCCACCTGGGTGGTGACCGAGAGGTCGGGCGCGAAGCGGGAGAGTCGGTCCAGCAGCCACTCGGCGGCCTGGTCGGCGTCCTCCCGGCTGGGGCACCGGGCGACCACCTCGCGGCCACCCTTGCGGCTGAGCCGCTCCACCGTGGGCGCGATGGGGGCGGGGTCGACGACGAACAGCTCCGGCGACCACGCGACCACGGGCTTGACGGCGCCCTTGCGGGTGTTGCACGCGCGGTGCGCCAGGCGTTCCACGCCGACGCTGGACTTCTTGCCCTTCTTCACCGCGCCGCCATCGACGCTCGGGCCCAGGTCGGTGTTCACGGACGCCTCCGGGTCCACCGGCTCGTCGCAGAGCCAGCAGCGCCAGCCGTCGCGGTCGCCGACCTCGGCAAGGGTGCTCATCGGGCAGAGGCTACGGGTGGGCTCCACCGGCACCGGCGGTGGCCGCCGCGACGGCGACGGTCGGGGTGGCCGGGCCACGCTCGGAGGGCGTCCAGCCCGGCGGGCCGAACACGTAGCCCATCCGCTCCCGCCACGTGCTCGCCGCGCGGACGTCCCGAGCCATCCGGGCGTACTCGCCGTACTGCAGGCGCAGCAGGTTGTAGGTCCCCACCGGCTTGGTCAGGCCGTACCGCGGCCGCCGGCCCTCGCGGACGAACGTGCCGAACAGCCGGTCCCAGACGATGAGGATGCCGCCGTAGTTGGTGTCCAGGTACTCGGCGTCGCTGCCGTGGTGCACCCGGTGGTGCGAGGGCGTGTTGAACACCCACTCCACCGGCGCCGGCAGGCGCCCCACCGCCTCGGTGTGGGTGAAGAACTGGTAGATGAGGTTGAGCGAGAACCCCACGTACAGCGTCCACGGCGAGAAGCCCAGCAGCGGCAGCGGCAGCCAGAAGAAGAACTCGAACCAGGGGTTCCACTTCTGCCGCAGCGCGGTGCCCAGGTTCATGTACTCGCTGGAGTGGTGCGCCTGGTGGCCGGCCCACCCCAGCCGCACGCGGTGGGAGAAGCGGTGGTGCCAGTAGTAGGCCAGGTCGACGCCGAGGACGACGAGCACCCAGTACCACCAGGTGTTGGTCGGCAGGTGCCAGGGCGCCAGGTAGGAGTACACCGCCACGAAGGCGAAGAAGGTGACGATCTTGTACGCCGTCAGCACCGCGATCGACCCCACGCCCATGGAGATGCTGGTGCGTGCGTCCCTGAAGTCGTAGCCCGTGCGCGGCTGGTGCTCGTCGTCGTCCAGCCACCGCAGCGCGAGCAGCTCGATGACGATGCAGAGCGCGAAGAACGGAGCCGCGTACGTCAGCGGATTCTTCAACGGGTCCAACGACTCCCACAGATCCATGCGCGGATCGTAGATGTGACGCAGGGCGCACGCGCAGCAGCGTCCCTGGTGGGGGCCTTGCGCACCGGGCGCCACCCCGGCGGCCTGGCGGCCACCACGGGGGGCGGCCGAATGTTCGCGGCTCCTCGGCGCGCGCTGGGTGCGTGCGGCGTGAGTAGCGTGGACGCCATGCCTGACAACCTGCGCCACGTGCCGGCCGAGTGGCTGCACGAGCACCTGCACGACAGCAACGTTCGCGTCATCGACGCCACCGTCTTCCTGCCCTCCGAGGCCAACGGGTGGCGGATGGAGTCCGGCCGCGCCGCCTACGAGCAGGCGCACGTGCCCAGCGCGGTGTTCGCCGACCTCATCAGCGACCTGTCCGACAGCGCCGGGGAGGCCCCCTTCGCCGCGGCGCCGTCGGAGCAGTTCGCCACCGTCATGGGCACGCTCGGGGTCTCCAACGAGTCCACGGTGGTGGCCTACGACCAGGCCAACGGCATCTGGGCCACCCGGATGTGGTGGCAGCTCGCCCTGGAGGGCTTCGACAACGCGGTCATCCTCGACGGCGGTCTGCAGGCCTGGCAGCGCGCCGGGTTCGACACCGCCACCGGGGTGGAGTCCTACCCGCCGGCGAGCTTCGTGGCGCACCGGCGTCCGGAGATGCTGCGCTCCACCGCCGACGTGGAGGCCGCGATCACCGACCCTGACGTGCTGCTGGTGAACGCCCTGGACGCGGAGACCTACGCCAAGGGTCACATCCCGGGCAGCGTCAACGTGCCCTTCGGTGACCTGGTGGACGCCCACGGGGAGCTCAAGTCGCGGCAGGAGCTGCGGGAGCTGTTCGCCGCTGCCGGGGCGCTGGACCCGGACAAGCAGCCGGTCACCTACTGCGGCGGCGGGATCGCCGCCACCGCGGCGGCGCTGGCCCTGGCCGAGGCCGGTCGCGACGACGTCGCGGTGTACGACGGGTCGATGAACGCCTGGACGGCCGACCCGCAGCGGCCGCTGCAGCAGGGCTAGACCGACCAGCTGGGCACGATGAACACGCCCTCGGCCTCCACGGTGACGCCGTCGGCGTCGGCGACGGTGGCGACGACGTAGACCTTGCGGCCCTCCTCGCGGTCGATGCGTTCCTCCAGGCGCAGCCCGCCGAGCGGGGTGGCGCGGCGGTAGCGCATGGTCAGCGTCCCGGTCATCGTGAGCCGGCGGAAGGCGCTGGCGGTCTCACCCATCAGGTGGTCGAGCATGAGGGCCGTGACTCCACCGTGGACGTGGCCGGGTGGGCCCTCGGCCGCTGCGCCGAGCACCACGTCGCAGTGCGCCAGGCCGTCGGGGTCGTGCACGATCGTCAGCGGTGGGGCGGCGGCGTTGCGCCTGCCGATCACCGCGTTGCCCCAGCTCCAGCTGCGGCCCTGCTCGTTGACGTGCACTCCGGCGGGCCCGTCGATCTGCGCTGCCCGCAGCCGGCGCACCAGGGTGGTGACCTCGGCGTGCACCGCCCTGGCCTCGTCCTCGTCCACCGTGGTGCGGATGGTGGCGTCGACCAGCTCGCGCACGCAGTCGGCCAGCGGCACGTAGAAGGACTCCAGGCGGTCGATCTCGCTGCTGGGCACGTCGCTCAGGACGAACTCGACCTCGCTCACGGCGGGTTCCTCTCGTGGTGGTGCACCGAAAAGTACCGCGGCAGTCAATGCCGGCGCCTCGCCCTCCGGGGGCGAGGGGAGGGCATGGGCGATACTCACGCGCATGAGTGTGCTGGTGTGCTTCCACGCCCATCCTGACGACGAGGTGTTCAACACCGGTGGCGTGATGCGCCTGGCTGCCGACGCCGGGCACCGGGTGGTGGTGGTGACGGCCACCGACGGCGCGCTCGGCGAGTTCCCGGAGGGCCTGCTCGCGCCGGGGGAGCGCCTGGCCGACCGCCGCGAGAAGGAGGTCACCGAGTCGGTGCGCATCCTGGGTGCTGACCGCCTGGTGCTGCTCGGCTACGCCGACTCCGGCATGGCGGGCACCGAGGGCAACCACGACCCGGAGGCGTTCTGCAACGCCGACGTGGAGCAGGCCGCCACCCGCCTGGCCGCCGTGCTGCGCGAGGAGGGCGCCGACGTGCTCACCGTGTACGACGCGCACGGCGGCTACGGCCACCCCGACCACGTCCAGGTGCACCGGGTGGGGGTGCGCGCCGCCGAGCTGGCCGGCACTGCGCACGTCTACGAGGCCACCACCGACCGCGACCACATGCGGCAGCTGCTGGCCATGGCCGGCGAGTGGTCGGAGGAGGGGGCGCCGCCGATCGACGTGGAGACCTTCGGCCTGCCCGCCTCGGAGATCACCACGACGGTGGACGTCAGCGCCGTGATGGCGGCCAAGCGCGCCGCGATGCACGCCTACCCCTCCCAGGTCGGCGACTTCGGCCCGTTCCTCGACATGCCCACCGAGCAGCTCACCGCCGCCTTCGGCAGGGAGTGGTTCCGCAAGCGCGACGCAGCCCCCGACCTCACCGAGACCGCGCTGGCGCTGTAGGCGCCGAACGGGGACGAGAGGTTGGGGGCTGCGGCTTGGGGGTTGCGTCCAGCGCCAGGTCAGCCGACCGGGGAGGCCTCGCGGTCGGCGTCCACCTGGTTGGTCTTGCCTGCGGTGGCCATCGCCAGCGGGTCCACCGGAGCCGCGGGGCGACGGACGAAGAACGATCCCACGATGGCCAGCAGCGAGATGACCGCGCCGCAGACCAGCGCACCGTGGATGCCCTCGCTCAGGGAGGTCACCGGGTCGGTGCCGTCCTCGGCGCCGGCCACGGTGGTGCGCGTCATCACGGTGATGAACAGCGCGGTACCGGCGGCACCGGCCACCTGCTGCAGCGTGCTGACGATCGCGCTGCCGTGGGAGTACAGCCGCTGCGGCAGGGCGCCGAGCGCGGCGGTGAGCAGCGGCGAGAACATGAACGCCAGGCCGATGTTCAGCAGGATGTGCCACGCGATGACGGTGCCGATGCTGGTGTCCACGCCCAGCGTGGTCATGCCCCAGAGGGCGGCGCTGGAGATGATGGCACCGGGAAGGACCAGCGGGCGCGGGCCGATCTTGTCGAACAGCGCGCCGACCACCAGGCCGAGGAAGCCCATCGCCAGACCACCGGGCAGCAGCATCAGGCCGGTGGTGAGGGTGGACTGGTCGAGGACGTTCTGCAGGTAGATCGGCAGCAGGATCAAGGTGCCGAACAGCGCCATCATGCTGATGGCCACCAGCACGACGGCGACGGAGAAGTCCCGCGTCTGGAAGGCTCGAAGGTCCAGCAGCGCCTTGTCACCCAGGCGCAGCTGGCGCCAGACGAACAGCGCCAGCGCGACCACACCCACTGCCAGCGGGATCACCGGCGGCATGAGCGCGGCGCCCTCGGCGTCCTGGCCGATGCTGCTGAGCCCGAAGATCAGACCGCTGAAGGCGAACGCGGAGAAGACCACCGACACCACGTCCAGCGGCACTCGCTGCGGCTCGGTGACGTTGCGGACCCAGATCGCACCCAGCACGGTGGCGAGCACCGCGATGGGCACCACGAGCCAGAACATCCAGCGCCAGCTGAGCTGGTCCAGCACCACTCCACCGATGGTGGGGCCGACCGCGGGGGCGACGGCGATGACGATCGAGATGACGCCCATGGTGCGCCCACGGCGCTCCGCGGGGACCACGTTGAGCACGGTGGTGAACAGCAGGGGCAGCATGATCGCGGTGCCCACGGCCTGGATGATCCGGCCCAGCACCAGCACGCCGAACACCGGCGCGGAGGCCGCGACCAGGGTGCCGACCACGAAGCTGGACATCGCGATCACGAACACCGTGCGCAGCGACAGCCGGGTCAGCAGGTAGCCGGTGACGGGGATGACCACCGCCATGGTGAGCATGAAGCCGGTGGTCAGCCACTGCGCGGTCGAGGCGCCGACCTCGAACTCGACCATCAGGTCGGGCAGCGCCACGCTCATGATCGTCTCGTTGAGGATCACGACGAAGGCGGCGGCCACCAGGAGGGCGATCAACCGCCCAGTCCGAGGTGGAGCAGCAGAGGTGGTGGAGACAGGCGAAGTCAAAGGGATGCCTTTCGGGGACAGAGGAGGGCCGTGGGGCGGCGTCAACCACGCCCAACAGGACACGAGCCTATGTTGTTCCCGGCGTGCCCGTCACGGTCGCTGGCCGGCGTGTCAGGGTGCGAGCAGCGCCGCCAGCCCCGCACCCAGCTTCGCCCGCCACCACGCCCAGTCGTGTCCACCCGGCTGCGCCAGCACCTGGTGCCACTCCTGCCGCTCGGCGAGCAGGGCGGCCACCTCGCGGTTGCCGTCGGCCACCTGCTCCTCGTGCGTGCCGTGCTGCAGCACGGTCCGGGTGGGACGCGGCTCGGCGTGGCGCAGCCACTGGGAGATGGGCCGGGCGGCGGCGTTGCCGGGGCTCGGCCACCAGAAGGAGCCGGACTGGCTGAGCACTCGGGCGAAGCGGTCGGGGCGGTGCATGCCGGCGAAGAACGCAGCCAGTCCGCCGTAGCTCTGCCCGACCGCGACCGTGCGCGCGGGATCTGTGGTCACCACCAGGCTGCGGCCGCGGGCCCAGTCCTTGACGACGCCGCCGAGCAGGTGGTCGCTCACCTCGTCGATGAAGTCGGGGTTGCAGGTGAGGTCGGCCGCCCGGCGCGGCAGGTCCACCGAGCTGACCAGCACGGCAACCAGCGGGGGCAGCACGCCCCGGGTGACGAGGTCGTCCAGCAGCGCCGGCAGGCCGAGCTCCGCCCACACCTGGCCGTCGAACACCACCACCACGGCCAGCTCACCGGCTCCGGCAGTGGTCGGCGAGGCGTACAGCCAGACCGGGTGCTCGAGCCCAGCCCCCGGCCGGGTCCAGGTGACCTGCTGCACCGTCCCCGGCTGCCCGGCGGTGGTGCTCGTCGCCGCCTCGACGTCCGCGGGGCGGTCGGCGGCCACCGAGCGCAGCTCCGGGTGCGGGTGCGTGCGCAGCGAGGGCAGCGGCGGCCGAGGGTTCAGCGGGTCGAGACAGGCCCTGCTGATCAGCTCCACCCACCAGGCCCGGGTCTCCGGCGTGTTGCGCGGGCCCGGTGCCCGGGGCACCTCGGGCAGCGGCATGAAGGTGTAGCTGCCGATCCAGCCGGGCTCCAGGCGGAAGCAGGCGGTCCAGACGTCGGTGCCGGGTACCCGGTCCATCACCCCGTGGCGCAGGTCGGTGCGGTCGGTGTAGCCGGCCAGGTCGGCGTAGACCACGGGCGCGGTGGACCGGTGCACCAGCACCAGCACCTCACCTGCGCCGGGCAGCTGCGCGCGCAGCGGGGTACCCAGGGCGGCGACCCGCTGCCACCAGGCGTCGGAGCCCACCGGCAGGTCAGTCCCGACGGCCGCGAGCTGCTGGGCGAAGGGCGCCTGCGCCAGCATGACCCGGCCGGGCGGGAGCACGTCCGTGGCCACGAGGCGCTCGAGGGGCTGCACCCCGTCAGGTTAGCCAACCCTCACATCCACCCGGTGTCGCTATTGTGTCCACCATGGACTTGAGCAAGCGTTCCGACGAGCGGCCGGCCCGGTCAGCCCCCATCGTCGCGGTGTTCGGCGGCACGGAGCGCCGCGGGCGGTGGCGTCCGGCGCAGCGAGTGGTCGCCGTGGCGCTGTTCGGTGGGGTGACCCTGGACCTCCGGGAGGCGGAGCTGCCCCCAGACGTCCTGGACCTGCAGTG is from Rhodococcus sp. X156 and encodes:
- a CDS encoding MDR family MFS transporter, with the translated sequence MPLTSPVSTTSAAPPRTGRLIALLVAAAFVVILNETIMSVALPDLMVEFEVGASTAQWLTTGFMLTMAVVIPVTGYLLTRLSLRTVFVIAMSSFVVGTLVAASAPVFGVLVLGRIIQAVGTAIMLPLLFTTVLNVVPAERRGRTMGVISIVIAVAPAVGPTIGGVVLDQLSWRWMFWLVVPIAVLATVLGAIWVRNVTEPQRVPLDVVSVVFSAFAFSGLIFGLSSIGQDAEGAALMPPVIPLAVGVVALALFVWRQLRLGDKALLDLRAFQTRDFSVAVVLVAISMMALFGTLILLPIYLQNVLDQSTLTTGLMLLPGGLAMGFLGLVVGALFDKIGPRPLVLPGAIISSAALWGMTTLGVDTSIGTVIAWHILLNIGLAFMFSPLLTAALGALPQRLYSHGSAIVSTLQQVAGAAGTALFITVMTRTTVAGAEDGTDPVTSLSEGIHGALVCGAVISLLAIVGSFFVRRPAAPVDPLAMATAGKTNQVDADREASPVG
- a CDS encoding PIG-L family deacetylase, producing the protein MSVLVCFHAHPDDEVFNTGGVMRLAADAGHRVVVVTATDGALGEFPEGLLAPGERLADRREKEVTESVRILGADRLVLLGYADSGMAGTEGNHDPEAFCNADVEQAATRLAAVLREEGADVLTVYDAHGGYGHPDHVQVHRVGVRAAELAGTAHVYEATTDRDHMRQLLAMAGEWSEEGAPPIDVETFGLPASEITTTVDVSAVMAAKRAAMHAYPSQVGDFGPFLDMPTEQLTAAFGREWFRKRDAAPDLTETALAL
- the fes gene encoding enterochelin esterase; translation: MQPLERLVATDVLPPGRVMLAQAPFAQQLAAVGTDLPVGSDAWWQRVAALGTPLRAQLPGAGEVLVLVHRSTAPVVYADLAGYTDRTDLRHGVMDRVPGTDVWTACFRLEPGWIGSYTFMPLPEVPRAPGPRNTPETRAWWVELISRACLDPLNPRPPLPSLRTHPHPELRSVAADRPADVEAATSTTAGQPGTVQQVTWTRPGAGLEHPVWLYASPTTAGAGELAVVVVFDGQVWAELGLPALLDDLVTRGVLPPLVAVLVSSVDLPRRAADLTCNPDFIDEVSDHLLGGVVKDWARGRSLVVTTDPARTVAVGQSYGGLAAFFAGMHRPDRFARVLSQSGSFWWPSPGNAAARPISQWLRHAEPRPTRTVLQHGTHEEQVADGNREVAALLAERQEWHQVLAQPGGHDWAWWRAKLGAGLAALLAP
- a CDS encoding PaaI family thioesterase, whose amino-acid sequence is MSEVEFVLSDVPSSEIDRLESFYVPLADCVRELVDATIRTTVDEDEARAVHAEVTTLVRRLRAAQIDGPAGVHVNEQGRSWSWGNAVIGRRNAAAPPLTIVHDPDGLAHCDVVLGAAAEGPPGHVHGGVTALMLDHLMGETASAFRRLTMTGTLTMRYRRATPLGGLRLEERIDREEGRKVYVVATVADADGVTVEAEGVFIVPSWSV